The DNA region aaaaaaCGAGTAAAACATTTTTTAAATGTATTATGATGATTTATTATTAAGGAAGATTCTTTGACAGAATCTAGCTGCATTTCAGAGAAACTTTAGTCTATAAACAAACATTGACATAGAATTCACATGTTTCGTGAAATTAGTTGAGGTGCGtgcaagctggcccggacaccatgtttattaaaaaaaaaaaaaagaattcacaTGTGACGTTCAAATTTGCAGTTTTAAGGatgattttaattttaaattcagCACTTTAACATGATAATGACCGTGAGGAAGAGTAGAATATTAGAATCTGCCTTTATTAGTGTGCCAAGTTGAGAATAAAGGCACCGTTAAAGCAAAAAAATACCAGACTTGGTATCAAAATTTCCTTCTTTGCAATAGTTCAGGAATAAATTTACTCTTCCAGCAATTCCCTATAGATTCGATTCTCTCTATGAAATTATTTTGCTTAGATTATTTTATCTTTCGCTTAATAATCGTCACACAAATAAATGATCTCAAAATtaataaaaatcatattttagtTATCAAATTAACTTGTAGAAAAAGTTTTTATtggcatttttattttttttcccctAACTTGCCATTCCTACGAAACGGAAACCTGCATGATCTTAAAGAAAATTGTAAGTTGCACTATTAATTAGATTATCATTTCTAATCTTGCATATTTTAGATTTAACTATGTTCAAGTCTAAATACCAATGACTTATCATTCTTTTTTCAGTTAATTATTGTTAGGAAGATTATTTATCTTCTTATGTCTTAAAGGTGTTGATAGAACCCCAACTATTCTTCCTTTTTGCCAAATAATTTACCTTAATTGTGATAGAAGGTATAGGTAATTACCAATTAACAAAATTAAacttaaagaaaaataacaaatgTCTCCTCATTAGAAAGAAAATTAAAGATATATCAACTTTTTTACATAAAGTAGAGATAACCTGCCACAAATAGAAGACAAATATTTGTATGTTAAAATTATAGCACTATATGCTAGGCTAACAAAAGACATTAAATTTTTTATCGTGATACACAAAAATTATGTGCCATAAAAATAATATTGTGTTGAACTTCTTACATTCTTGCAAGAAGATAGCAAATGTAGCGAGAGTTGATTCTCACAGCTATTTCCATTTCAACCTCCAAGAGCTACATGTGCTTCCCATCTCTCATTTTATATTTTTCTGAAAAAAccaagaagaaaacaaaaaaaggatAAATTAATGAAAACACATGCAAAATATTAAGTACACTAAGATGGAGGAGAAGAGATTTGAGAGAAATAAACCCTTTCTTGCTTTGTCATTCCTTGAATTTAGTCATGCATTTATCATTTGGATTAAtttacattaattactcattaGAACCTTTCTGAATTCTACGATTTTCTTACAGCAACCAAGAGGTTGGCTAACATAAATTTAATTAATGTAGTAACTTAAGAAGGATTAATTTACTTTTTTTTACTTAGGGTGTTATTGTCTCTCAATTTTATAGGGTTATTTTAACCTATCAATATATTCATATTGAAACTCACTTTTAGAATAATATAAATATAACTATTATAATTTTCACTTATTCAAcctaaataataaaattataacAGAAGTCTTTTTATTTGCTTTCAAGGATAGATTAACCAAACTAATTTTTAAATTTCTACTTGTTTAAAGAGTATATTTAGGATAAGTAATGGAAGAGACATAACTATTTTTATGAGAGTGTCTTTTGGCCACACTACTTTGACCACAATGACCCAAATTAAATGGGGTAAATTGATATGACtatttaggtcaaatttaataatttatgcttacttaatgtcatttctatcttttcttgtcaagatttatcttaatttaaaattgcaCAATAGAAGTTATGATAGTTTTTACATAAATGTGGCCATATTTGGGTCAAATTGATGTGACAATTTAGTAACTATCTTTTTATTAATCGTGGAAGTTATGACTTTGTGTACATTAATGGCAGCATCTTGATGgattcaaaaatatttatttattgagTAAATTTATTATTTTGCTGATATTTTCCCTATTATTAAAGATAAGttaatggtatatatatatatatatggatgactCTTCATTTGTGTTTTACCGGATGAAGGTAGTTTGAAATGAAAAGAATTAATTGGGAAAAaggttttaacaaaaataaataagttTGTTGGCGTTTAATAGAAGAGAAGGGCAATAGTTCCACTGAATTTTATAAGGGCATTTAGTATTTTAACTTTTCACTTTGGGTATTTCCATTTTTAGTacaatatgatatgattatgatgatTTATTATTAAGGAAGATTCTTTGACTGAATCTAGCTGCATTTCAGAGAAACTTTAGTCTATATATAAACAAACATTGACATAGAATTCACATGTTCAATGAAATTAGTTGAGGTGCCCGAAAACCatgattatcaaaaaaaaaaaaaaaaaggaattcacaCGTGACGTTCAAATTTGTAGTTTTAAGGatgattttaattttaaattcagCACTTTAACATGATAATAACAGTGAGGATGAGTAGAATATTAGAATATGCCTTTGTTAGTGTGTCAAGTTGAGAATAAAGGCACCGTTAAAGCAAAAAAAATACCAGACTTGGTATCAAATTAAGTAATATAAAAACTTGTAGCTTTTGCAGAAACTAATTAAAGTGCAAGATTCTTAATgttcattctctctctctctctatatatatatgcatggatGGTCCAACTGATCTTATCGCCTCttttaacacacacacacacatctcaAATGTCTCAGGCTGATGCCATCAACAGTAGTGCAGCTGAAGTGCCTGACTGGTCGCAATCTGTCATTGATATACCTGGCCCTCCGTTAGGTACACCACTACATGAAGAGTCGGACAAAATACAACGTATTTCCCCTACACTTCTCGAGAATACTAGTGAGGAAGATCATGTCAAGTACTACAGGCCACATGTGGTTTCCATTGGTCCAATCCACCACGGAAGACCTTATGTTAAACCCATGGAGGATTTCAAGCGGAAAGCTGTGAGGGAATTAGCAGAAAGAGTAAAAGATGAGGTATCCATTGGACAAGTGTGTGCAAGTGTGGAAGAAAAGTTGCTCAGTGCTCGGAATTGTTACTCTTGCGATATTATCGAATCGTTTCAAGAAGACCGTGAGTGGTGTAAGATGATGTTCCTCGATAGCTGCTTTGTTGTTGCATTCATTTACGATCAAAATCCACTAGTTACTATTTTCGGGAGGAGCTTGTTGAATATGAAGAACGATGATAGCAATTTGGTGCGTATTGACCTTTTATTGTATGAAAATCAATTGCCTTTCGCGGTTCTAGACGCGTTAGCAGACGCATTTAGATGTAAAGAGAGTTTGGATGGAGGTTTAGAGCGGATGTCACTCGAAATGCCGTTCATGTTAACGGCATCTTCTATTCCAGGTCCTACATTTGATTATATCGAGAGTTGTTTATGCATTAAATTTAGGCGGTGGAAGAAAAAATTCGACCAATTCCTTGACCGTGAATATCAGTGGGAGGAGGCGGCCCGAGCTTCTGGACATCTTCTTCAATATTATTTAGACCTATTGatcttttttttagaaaaaaaaaaagacggccACGACGACAAGGAGGACGACGACGAGGACGACGACGAAAGAAATCTGCTGGACATCTTTGTTGGAACTGGAGGAGCTCCTCGTCCACCTTCCACAGTCACAGAGTTGAAGAAAGTAGGTATTAAATGCAGCGGTACTACTTTCCCATCAGACATCTCTTTTTCTTCAAATATGTTATCAGGGAAGTTGTTTCTTCCACAACTAACTTTCGACCGTTGGAGAAAGACCCTGATTTTAAACCTAGCTGCTTACGAATTTTCGTGCAGCCCAAAATATAGATCCTCCGGGATCTCATCGTACTTGAGTTCAATGGGTACGTTCattcatggagaggaagatgTTAAGGAGCTACGAGCCAGGGGACTGGTCGAGCTCAACCACAGAGATGACGATGATCACGCAGTGGTTGAATTCTTCAAATATATAACAGCACATCATGAGCCCAATCCTAAAGTTATTAAGGGCGTCAAACGAAAGATTTCTACTTACTGCAAAAGCAAAAGGCTCCCTCTAAAAGTTGCCTGTGCTGAATTTAACCAAAGGTACTTTAGTGGTCCCTGGAATTTCCTCGTGTTTCTTGCTGTTATTTTCACAGTCAGTATGACTATAATTCAGACCGTCCTCACAGGCATTCAGACTTTCAAAAAAGACTGACGACTGTGTAGTATCCCTGTCAACATGTCATTCTGCTTTGTATTGAGGTCTTGTATCTTCATAAGTTGTTGTATTCCATTGTGGTTGTATTTGAATAAACAATAATTAGGCAGGCCTAATTGTTTTTAATTGCATATTTGTATGTAATTGTACCTTTTCATGTATTCTCTGTGCGATTGTGTTCttattataaaagtaaaatatgaaaatgttaaatgACTTTACTTGATGAAAACTCATGGAATTAATCATATatctatctatatttatattacTAATTATGGAAAGCCTGTGCTAAGCCCGAgcccaaactcaaaatataaaaataaaaattcttatTAAATACGTATAACGTGACACATTTTCTAccgcataattaatttaatgtattTGCAGGTTAATGATATCTTATTGATAAGTTTTATAATTTTTAATGCAAAATTTATTTATGAGGAAGAAAGTTAGGTAGAAAAATTAGCAAATCCCAAATGGACACAATGACTCGATATCCTACACTAACAATGATTATGATAAAGTATGGTAATTACAACATGCAAAGCTCataaatcaaaaaatattttcgtcTTTTTCTGAATTTGTGAGCGTGCGATTTTATTCATagataaaaatcatttttttttacatttattAAATTTTCTTTCATTATCTTGCGCCAAGGTTTATGCTAGTTAAATGTGATTTTTCACCTTAGTTTCAGACGAAATTCAAGAAATAATCTATATTTATTAAATTGAACCTCAAGATTCAATAAAATTTAATTCTTCATGTATTCtctatactaaaaaaaaaattaaatttagttgaccaaacaagagattttaaagataacccgatctcaatGGGTGACattgtcttcattttcaacattatATGGCATCATTTAAAAAATTTACTTTCTGTATTTATAATAAATCATAGATATTTTAAAAGCGACGTATAAAATTGTCCATAACGTTTTTATTAGGCTAAAATTACATTCTTGAAAAATTtatcttataaaataaaaaaggacctaaaattaattaattgaaaattttaacattaatttggaaacttttgtgaggactacaaaagtcctttGATTATCCCTTATATATAGAAGAAGTAATATTAAAAGCATGGACTCCTAAACTTAAATGTTAAATTACCTAAATACCCTTCTTAAAAATCTAATTATtctatttattaaaaaaataaaaaagagtacCGTGCAAACACCCCAAACTGAAGGGTTGTGtccatttttcttttttccacAAGGAATGCGTTCCTTTGACGTTAACCTTTTGCACAAAAAATGATTGGTTATAAACCATCTTCTCAAACCACAAACCATAAAATACTGGTTATTAACCTTTTGTTCTGGGATTTTATTTGTTTGCATAACTGACAACGATAAGTTTTTTGCAATACCAATGATATTGGCTTGGACCAACAATTGTGTTCTCCTAATATAAATCTTGGTTGGCTTTCaacttcttttatttttattttgtgtgtgggggggggggggtttctcATTTGATGTCCGGGTATTGGGGCCCCACTAATTCAAATTCGCACCGTGTAAGATTCATTTGAGGGAAAATCACTCCTTAAGAAGATTTTTTTCATACTAGGGATTGAACTGAGATCTCTAGTTAAAAGCAGAAAGATTTCATTCATCCCATCACAATTCTTATTGGCTTTTAACTTAAACAAGACTTACTTTAATTTTAGATTGAAATTTTTTTTAGTTGGTTGTTTGTGCCATAAATCTGGGTGTACTGCAAATGACATATTTTGACCAATAGCCAATTAAAACCAAAGTGTGGGAATGGGTGGCTTACATTTTAAGTCCAACTTCTAAGTGTTCGTTAATTTACTTTTCGTTTCCCCTGTTTTCTTGTGGGAAGTTAGTCCTTTATATATGGTTGTTTAGAATTAGATGTACTTGTAAGACTTTCTCTCAATGGAATAGAATAGTTAAAGAAGAAATTTCCACTAATAATGTTAATCTTATTTTTAATTTCAAGTTTGATAATTTCGTTATTTAGGTACAAGAAAGGGAGGTAAGTAGAGAGTAAATTATAACATTCACCTAAATGAGCAACTTTTTGGCCTTTCAGATTCTTCCTCTGTCAACTTGTACATAATGATCTCAATTGATATAAAATTTTATCCTATTTACAAATTATTGAAGTATTGTCTAAATAAACGTTTTGCAATAATATATGAAGAGCAGAGTAAAACCTTCTTGTAGAAGCAAAAGAATGCACGTTTAACTTCAATAGTTGCTTCTTCTTTTCATTAGCATTTATCTTTTGTTTATTAATCTTTCTAATGTATTTCGAAATTCTTTCTATAAAAGTAAGATAACTCTTATTAAATATCGAAAAGCTTTGTAACAAAATCTTTTGTAATATAAATAGATTTAGAATATGGATGTCCTATGAAAGATGTTGCTACGTGACTTATTACTCTGCTTTATCTGCTTCTTAGAAAAGATTCTATTATTTGAGAAAAATGAATTCACAGTTCCACATATATCTGCCAACAAGGCAACAACTATGTGAGTCCCCATTCTACTGTTTTTGGTTTGTCGCATTCATGAACTTATGCCATTGAAAACGTACTTCTTCCAAATGATGGTAATATATTCTTACCATATCAGAAGAGCATTTCACACCCTGTGGTCTGGCCCTTCCCCGATTCCGCACATAACGGGAGCTTAGTCCACTgagctgtcttttttttttttttcttatcggATGATCATTTCATGATAATATAAGGACAAAGCAACCTTAAATTTCATTTTGATAAATGTGTCAGTTCGTTTAAACTTAATTCTTTGTTTATATcccattttatttattttgacttcttatatttattcttttgttgAACTGATGTTGTCTTTATCTAAACCTCATTCAATTAATTCGAGAGAGCTCCTTGTTGTGATAAGGTTAATATGAAGAAAGGATCATAGTCACCCTTATAACATATCAAGGTCAAAGattttattaaaaatataaaattgaGTATTTCTGTACTAATGCATATTTAGACCAATTGATTACATTGTTTTCAGTTAGTAGATAAAAGAGGACTCATTATGCAATTTAGTTCTACATATCCAACGATGTTATATTCAAGCTCGAAGGTTTTACTGAAAAATAAGAAATTGCATAATTTCGAAGAGTGCAAGGAAAATGGAGacaattttctttaattttatcTCTTTCATATCGAATGATGAGATGTGTACTATTAACACTTATCAatgtattaaaatattttttaggCATATATACCAAGATGGAGATTTTGTGCATGACATGTCTATTGAAATAGAAAAggcgaaacttcaatatttcaaaaaCGAGCAATCAACCTTTAGAGGAAAACTATGCCAATGTGCATTTGATATTGTTATGCCGTAAGGATGTAGAGAAGATAAAGTGGTTCAATGAATGTTGCTTCCAGCATTACCTATTGGAACAATCAGATTTCATACAAGAGATGTACCAAAACGttattgatgatattatgataGAAGAACATAGATAGATTTGAATAAATAGTACGCGTTCATAAAGGGTCTTAAGGTTATACAACAATGCTAACTTCTTGTATATTTTCTAATTAATAtcacaattaaatattttttgaGTATTATATGTTTGCATATTTAAAATTCATAACTATTTTTGGATAAGcattttgtaaaaataaaataaaatatatagaaTATAAAATTTATATGCCACGTCATCATTTGTGTTTATCttttcaactttatacaagttgaggtgcctacttacgcacacccaaagttggagggcatacttgccagctgaggccGAGTTTCAgggcctatttatgtattatgcctaaaaTATCTAGAATGCATGTGCAGCGGCACGTGCAGAGGAAATAGTTATACAAAAAGTGGGAAGACTTTAAGCATAAAGTTGAATTACGAAAATGTTCATCATATTTTAATTCACCATATTGCCCGGccctttaattattattttttaaaaattaaatgtaTAATTTCAACTACACTAAATTATGTACATGGCAACTCTTATAGTCTCCACTATCGACTGAACTTTAATTATTGCAACTTTTAGTTTTCCTTCCGCCCTTAAATTTGCATACGCTCATACATGCTTTGACTGTTCTTTTAATACGAAACTTATGAGAAGCAAATAGCATAGCAGTGCATATAGTTACTCTATTATGGAAAATGCCCGTACACCTTCATCTTTCAATAACTGTACAAAATAACACAATAATAATTTAGATTTGTGTCCGCTTGTTCTTACACTTTTCAATAGTAATATTAATATTTATTCATGGCAGCCTCTTTACCTTCTCTGtttcaaaataaaaaaaggtGCACAATGATGTGTGACATTATAACTTCCCCTTTTCTTATTTCTAACAAAAAATAATTATCAATTGGTAAAACCTTCTTCCCATGTAAGTAGATTGTTGGTATCATATGGTatatttttctccatttgcaatGTACAATTAATTTGCATCTGTCAAATTAGGTAATTTTATTCCTCTTTTCGttaatattttaaatattattGTGGTAATATTAAAGATGTGCTTTCCTTATATACTTTTCTAGAATCGTTATCATGAATTTGTTCATCAAATTGTAAAATTGTTTGTTTGCTTGAAATTTAAAAGAAGAACTGTCTAACCTTATTTATGATTTCAGAAAAATGTTGCACAGATGGTCAACTTCATAAATTATTTTCTCAAT from Lycium barbarum isolate Lr01 chromosome 10, ASM1917538v2, whole genome shotgun sequence includes:
- the LOC132614407 gene encoding putative UPF0481 protein At3g02645 isoform X2, translating into MFILSLSLYIYAWMVQLILSPLLTHTHTSQMSQADAINSSAAEVPDWSQSVIDIPGPPLGTPLHEESDKIQRISPTLLENTSEEDHVKYYRPHVVSIGPIHHGRPYVKPMEDFKRKAVRELAERVKDEVSIGQVCASVEEKLLSARNCYSCDIIESFQEDREWCKMMFLDSCFVVAFIYDQNPLVTIFGRSLLNMKNDDSNLVRIDLLLYENQLPFAVLDALADAFRCKESLDGGLERMSLEMPFMLTASSIPGPTFDYIESCLCIKFRRWKKKFDQFLDREYQWEEAARASGHLLQYYLDLLIFFLEKKKDGHDDKEDDDEDDDERNLLDIFVGTGGAPRPPSTVTELKKVAQNIDPPGSHRT
- the LOC132614407 gene encoding UPF0481 protein At3g47200-like isoform X1, which produces MFILSLSLYIYAWMVQLILSPLLTHTHTSQMSQADAINSSAAEVPDWSQSVIDIPGPPLGTPLHEESDKIQRISPTLLENTSEEDHVKYYRPHVVSIGPIHHGRPYVKPMEDFKRKAVRELAERVKDEVSIGQVCASVEEKLLSARNCYSCDIIESFQEDREWCKMMFLDSCFVVAFIYDQNPLVTIFGRSLLNMKNDDSNLVRIDLLLYENQLPFAVLDALADAFRCKESLDGGLERMSLEMPFMLTASSIPGPTFDYIESCLCIKFRRWKKKFDQFLDREYQWEEAARASGHLLQYYLDLLIFFLEKKKDGHDDKEDDDEDDDERNLLDIFVGTGGAPRPPSTVTELKKVGIKCSGTTFPSDISFSSNMLSGKLFLPQLTFDRWRKTLILNLAAYEFSCSPKYRSSGISSYLSSMGTFIHGEEDVKELRARGLVELNHRDDDDHAVVEFFKYITAHHEPNPKVIKGVKRKISTYCKSKRLPLKVACAEFNQRYFSGPWNFLVFLAVIFTVSMTIIQTVLTGIQTFKKD
- the LOC132614407 gene encoding putative UPF0481 protein At3g02645 isoform X3 — encoded protein: MFILSLSLYIYAWMVQLILSPLLTHTHTSQMSQADAINSSAAEVPDWSQSVIDIPGPPLGTPLHEESDKIQRISPTLLENTSEEDHVKYYRPHVVSIGPIHHGRPYVKPMEDFKRKAVRELAERVKDEVSIGQVCASVEEKLLSARNCYSCDIIESFQEDREWCKMMFLDSCFVVAFIYDQNPLVTIFGRSLLNMKNDDSNLVRIDLLLYENQLPFAVLDALADAFRCKESLDGGLERMSLEMPFMLTASSIPGPTFDYIESCLCIKFRRWKKKFDQFLDREYQWEEAARASGHLLQYYLDLLIFFLEKKKDGHDDKEDDDEDDDERNLLDIFVGTGGAPRPPSTVTELKKPKI